One window from the genome of Hydra vulgaris chromosome 02, alternate assembly HydraT2T_AEP encodes:
- the LOC136076179 gene encoding uncharacterized protein LOC136076179, which translates to MSKSEELVSIAMMRELLNIQKETILSFFHEALSNINERFDNFQSSFKEVRRELDEMKSGLNFVGDVFNDKARAVEEKINKVHDDLSNVRKMQGKISSDNIELKLKSVDIEDRNRRNNLRIDGVVENNEEKNWEITKKKDRAHRVGVANDKRERTIVLKLRDYEDKKTILERATKLKGTNIFLNEDFSFTTRKIRKELFDQAKIHRQNGYFAKVVYNKLIVHEFRENTRNTDVIPTCVNE; encoded by the exons aTGTCTAAATCAGAAGAGTTAGTTTCGATTGCTATGATGAGAGAGCTactaaatattcaaaaagaaacaattttgtctttttttcatGAAGCATTATCGAACATAAATGAGAGGTTTGATAACTTTCAATCTAGTTTTAAAGAAGTTCGGCGAGAACTCGACGAAATGAAATCTGGATTAAATTTTGTTGGCGATGTATTTAACGATAAAGCTAGAGCAGTTgaggaaaaaattaataaagttcacGACGATTTATCAAATGTACGAAAAATGCAGGGTAAAATATCTTCTGACAATAttgagttaaaattaaaaagcgtTGATATTGAAGACCGTAACAGAAGAAACAATTTAAGAATTGACGGGGTCGTtgaaaataatgaagaaaaGAATTGggaaatcacaaaaaaaaaag ATCGGGCTCATCGAGTGGGAGTAGCTAATGATAAACGAGAGCGAACAATTGTCTTGAAGCTCCGGGATTACGAggacaaaaaaacaattttggaaagagcaacaaaattaaaaggaacTAATATCTTTCTAAACGAAGATTTTAGTTTTACCACGCGAAAAATTCGAAAGGAACTTTTTGATCAGGCGAAGATACATCGTCAAAATGGCTATTTTGCAAAAGTTGTTTACAACAAACTGATTGTTCACGAATTTCGAGAAAACACCCGCAACACAGATGTTATTCCGACATGCGTAAACGAGTAA